The following nucleotide sequence is from Chryseobacterium sp. CY350.
GGTTTTACTGAATACTGTTGGGTATCGCTTGGAACGGGGGATAAGGTCATTGGTAAATGTTACATTTGGACCAACAAAAACATTGTCTTCAAGAGTAACACCATCCCAAATCTGAACGCCAGGTTTAATGGTTACATTATCTCCAACGGTAACATCATTTTCAATAAAAACATTACAGTTAATATTACAATTCTTACCAATTCTTGCATTTTTCAAAATAACACAGAACTGCCAAACTACGGTACCATCACCAACGTTCTCACTCTGAACGTCTGCAAGATTATGGATTTGATTTTTCATTGTGTATCTTTAAATAGATGTTATAGTCTCTTATATAGTCATTTTCATTATAATGATGAGAAGCGAGTACTAAGCAAATGGCGCCAGATGAAAAATTGACTTCTGAAGCCCAAATTCCTGGAGGAATATGTAGTCCCAAGCTTGGCTGATTTAGAAAAACTTGTCTTTTGAAATAACCATCATCTAAGGATACCTCAAAACTACCACTTGCGGCGATCAAAAACTGATGACATTCTATATGAGAGTGCGCGCCCCTGCTTTCTCCGCCAGCTATATCATATAAATAAAAAACTCTTTTAACATCAAAAGGAAAAAGTGAATTATTTTCAACTACCGTGAGATTGCCTTGTTCAAAATTGATCTTTCCTAAATCCACAATACTACAGTCAAATACGGATAACTTATTACTCATTTGCCAGTTTTTTAAATTCTTCGAAATCTCTGATGTAATCACCTTCATAATACGATTTGTCTGAGACGATTAAAGCTAATGAATTTGTGGAGAAGTTTTCTAGTTTTCGCCAAATCATTTTTGGAATATATAGACCATCATATGATCTGTTTAATGAAAATCGCTTTTCATCTTTTCCATCATGAATAACAACATCGAAACTACCAGAAAGTGCTACAATAAATTCTTGTTGATCTTTAAAAGCATGGCTACCTCTTACCTCTCCTCCAGGAACATCATAAATCCAATATGTTCTTTTTATTTCAAAAGGAAGCAGGTTCGGATATTCAAAAAAAGAAAGATTTCCCCTCTTGTCAAGAATTCTTGGTAAATTAATGATTTTAGTAGTCATGTTTATAAAATTTTGAAATCCAATTGTGGGCGTATAACACCAGGTAATAAACCTGTGTTTTTTCCAAACTTCACATTCTCAACTTCAAATCCTACAAGGCCAGAATTTATATATAAAGGAATTCTTTGGTCTTGTCCGAATATCAGCTTAAAATAATAGTTGCCTGCATTCAGCAAGTTCTTTGGAAGAGTAAATTCTATGCAATATTCCTTTGATTCTGAATCATTATTCGTTGAGATCAAAGTTCCTGTATGAAAAACAGGAACCTCCTCGTATGTTCTCAATTCAAATGTTGCGTCTAAGTTTATGCCTACTTTGTGATTGAAAAATCGGAGTCTAATTGAAATGCCAGATTCTATGTCAATAAGACCGCCAGTTATGGGTTGAACTGAAAATTCAAGTATTTTAATGTTCTGGTTCCCGGGTGCCGTTTCCATATCTTCATCATGCAAAAAATGAGAATTTTGTTCATTGCTCTTTTGATATTCTACAATTGTCTCAAGAATGTTCCCTGAAAAATCTAATTTCCCTTGATTCAGTAAAATTCCATTATTACACAGTTCTTTGATTGCCGTCATATTATGACTCACGAATAAAATCGTTCTCCCTTCTCCCTTCGTAACATCACCCATTTTACCTAAGCATTTTTTCTGGAATTCAGCGTCACCTACCGCAAGAACTTCGTCAACAATCAAAATCTCAGACTCTAAGTGAGCCGCTACAGCAAACGCCAAACGGACATACATTCCTGAAGAATATCTTTTTACAGGAGTGTCAATATATCTTTCAACTCCTGAAAAATCTACGATTTCGTCAAATTTTCTGGTAATTTCTTTACGGGTCATTCCTAAAATTGCTCCATTAAGAAATACATTTTCACGCCCGGTCATCTCAGGATGGAATCCGGTTCCTACTTCCAGAAGTGATGCAATTCTACCATTTGTATAAATTTTTCCGGTCGTAGGTTTTGTCACTTTGCTCAAAATCTTAAGCAAGGTAGATTTTCCTGCGCCATTTCTACCGATAATTCCTAAAGCATCACCTTGCTCAACTTCAAAATCAATATCACGCAAAGACCAAACATAGTCAGACGAGCCTTTGGAACTTCTGTCATTCGCTTCACCAATTTTTAAATAAGGATTTTCTTTTCCTCTTATCTGGTGCCAAAATCTATTGAGGTCATGGGTTAAAGTTCCTGTTCCTACCTGTCCGAGGCGATATTGTTTTGATATATCTTCAGCTTTTAAAGCAAGCATATTTTTTATTTTATTGATTAAATAATTTTTCTCTTTGTGTGTAATTCTATACTGTATCTATGAAAGATTTCTCAGATTTATTGAAAATAACAATTCCGAAAAATAAAACAATTAAAATAAAAGTAAAACTTATGAGCAATCTCGGCAAATTAAAATCGCCTGAGCCTATAAATCCATATTTGAAACATTCAAAAATTGGTGTTAATGGATTCAAATCTGCCAGATATCCATATTCCCCTAATTTCTGTTTCACTAAAGATGTTGGTAAAATAACAGGCGTAAACCACATAAATAAACTAACGCCGAAGCCCAATAATAAAGATAAATCTCTGTATTTAGTTGTCAATGAAGAAAATATCATTCCTAATCCTAAAGAGAATAATGCAAGAAAAATAACTAAAACTGGAAGCAAAACTGCCCAATAATTTGGGTGTACCTGCCCCAAATATATGTAGTACCCCAACACAACCAAAAATAATAGTAGTTGTATACTTAATCTCATAAAACTGGAAATAATAGTAGAAATGGGAGTGACCAATCGTGGAAAGTACACTTTTCCGAAGATGCCGGCGTTTCCTGTAAAAACATTGGAGACGCTCAACATTGTAGTACTAAAATAACCCCAAAGCGTATTTCCTGCCAAATAAAATAATACAGGAGGAATTCCATCAGTAGGTAAATTGGCAATGTTGCCAAATACCAGAGTGAAAACAATTGTAGTGAAAATGGGATTGATGAAAAACCAAAGCGGTCCTAAAATAGTTTGTTTGAAAGACGAAATAAAATCTCTTTTAACAAACATAAATACCAAGTCTCGATACTGCCAAACTTCTTTTAAATTAAGACGGAATAACGAGTGCTTTGATTCAATAACATTGCTCCATTTTTGTTCATTCATTTGTGGGGAATTTTTGCAAATTTATAATAAATTAA
It contains:
- a CDS encoding acyltransferase, with the protein product MKNQIHNLADVQSENVGDGTVVWQFCVILKNARIGKNCNINCNVFIENDVTVGDNVTIKPGVQIWDGVTLEDNVFVGPNVTFTNDLIPRSKRYPTVFSKTLVKKGASIGANATIIAGNTVGENALIGAGSVVTKDIPANEVWFGNPAIHRGYINNKGNIEKSNLNFND
- a CDS encoding sugar 3,4-ketoisomerase, whose product is MSNKLSVFDCSIVDLGKINFEQGNLTVVENNSLFPFDVKRVFYLYDIAGGESRGAHSHIECHQFLIAASGSFEVSLDDGYFKRQVFLNQPSLGLHIPPGIWASEVNFSSGAICLVLASHHYNENDYIRDYNIYLKIHNEKSNP
- a CDS encoding sugar 3,4-ketoisomerase yields the protein MTTKIINLPRILDKRGNLSFFEYPNLLPFEIKRTYWIYDVPGGEVRGSHAFKDQQEFIVALSGSFDVVIHDGKDEKRFSLNRSYDGLYIPKMIWRKLENFSTNSLALIVSDKSYYEGDYIRDFEEFKKLANE
- a CDS encoding ABC transporter ATP-binding protein, which translates into the protein MLALKAEDISKQYRLGQVGTGTLTHDLNRFWHQIRGKENPYLKIGEANDRSSKGSSDYVWSLRDIDFEVEQGDALGIIGRNGAGKSTLLKILSKVTKPTTGKIYTNGRIASLLEVGTGFHPEMTGRENVFLNGAILGMTRKEITRKFDEIVDFSGVERYIDTPVKRYSSGMYVRLAFAVAAHLESEILIVDEVLAVGDAEFQKKCLGKMGDVTKGEGRTILFVSHNMTAIKELCNNGILLNQGKLDFSGNILETIVEYQKSNEQNSHFLHDEDMETAPGNQNIKILEFSVQPITGGLIDIESGISIRLRFFNHKVGINLDATFELRTYEEVPVFHTGTLISTNNDSESKEYCIEFTLPKNLLNAGNYYFKLIFGQDQRIPLYINSGLVGFEVENVKFGKNTGLLPGVIRPQLDFKIL
- a CDS encoding ABC transporter permease: MNEQKWSNVIESKHSLFRLNLKEVWQYRDLVFMFVKRDFISSFKQTILGPLWFFINPIFTTIVFTLVFGNIANLPTDGIPPVLFYLAGNTLWGYFSTTMLSVSNVFTGNAGIFGKVYFPRLVTPISTIISSFMRLSIQLLLFLVVLGYYIYLGQVHPNYWAVLLPVLVIFLALFSLGLGMIFSSLTTKYRDLSLLLGFGVSLFMWFTPVILPTSLVKQKLGEYGYLADLNPLTPIFECFKYGFIGSGDFNLPRLLISFTFILIVLFFGIVIFNKSEKSFIDTV